A portion of the Tachyglossus aculeatus isolate mTacAcu1 chromosome 24, mTacAcu1.pri, whole genome shotgun sequence genome contains these proteins:
- the GUCA1C gene encoding guanylyl cyclase-activating protein 3, with translation MPISGLLTKFFNLLIGQSRGRGSFESSQRELEFPTFEAFSRQGRVGFSCKHGFNDYLEYVAAINLVIQGKIGQKLKWYFKLYSEDGNGLMDKKELLSIFTAVKAISGQQTMSTGEFTVTVFQKIDVNDDGQLTLEEFLSGIEKDQDLLELTSKSFDLSNVLKVIRDGGHTTPEILTAD, from the exons ATGCCCATCAGTGGACTTCTCACTAAGTTCTTCAATCTGCTAATAG GCCAATCCCGGGGCCGTGGAAGTTTCGAGTCCAGCCAGCGGGAACTAGAATTTCCCACGTTTGAGGCTTTCTCCCGGCAGGGCCGAGTCGGTTTCAGTTGCAAG CACGGATTTAATGACTATTTAGAGTACGTCGCTGCCATCAATCTGGTTATACAAGGGAAAATAGGCCAAAAACTAAAGTGGTATTTTAAGCTCTACAGTGAGGATGGAAAtg gcctgatGGACAAGAAGGAACTGTTGAGCATTTTCACT GCTGTGAAGGCTATTAGTGGCCAGCAGACTATGAGCACGGGAGAATTCACGGTCACTGTGTTTCAAAAGATCGACGTGAATGATGACG ggcag TTGACTTTAGAGGAATTCCTCAGTGGCATCGAGAAAGACCAGGACCTTCTGGAGTTGACCTCCAAGAGCTTCGACCTTTCCAACGTCCTGAAAGTAATCCGGGATGGGGGCCACACAACGCCTGAGATCCTGACTGCGGATTGA